The genomic interval TATCACGCGTTTTTTTGGTTGTTTCGCttggtgtgtctgtctgtctgtgtgtgggtattTGTTGTCTACTTCCTCTGTGCATATATCGAGCTCGAGCTAGTTACGGTAGGTAGGTTAATATCTGCACAAGGaatcctctccctccctctctctccccccagGTACACGCATAGAAGTCGATATCGAGCTCGTACCTGCTGCGGCAGTATTGGTGTCTTATCGCAGCTTGCGGAGCTTCACACCTCTATTTCgcctttttgttgttgttgttttctctctaCTTCACGGCAGAGCACGGCACCGCTGAAACGGTCGCTCACCTCTCGTGCatagggaggggggtgcgcaCTTCTGGTTTCCTAacggaaagagggagaagctcCTAAAATACTCAACAGTCGAAGGGCTCTGTGAGCGGGCGTGGGCACCCCTGTCTTGAGCACACCctagagaaaaaaaggacaCTGCTGGACATCGCATAACCTACAGTGATTCCCCTCTCGACAGCCTCTACCTGCGCTTTCGCTGTTCGCCAcccactccccctttccccctaCTCGTGATGGACCTCTCTGTCACAGTCAGCTTCATCTTCATTGTCAGCGCTACTCTCTTAGGCTTCGCTGCTATGATCGCTTTGTTTGTATCGATGCCTTTTAGCTGCTGTAAAATCTCGAACGGTGATCTGGCTGATGGCAACCGCGGCAGGCAACGCGCGGGCGCTGCTACCGGGCAGTTGGGCTCGTCCTCCAACGGCGAGGGAGCCGCGTCAGAACGTGAGTGGAGGGGTATTCCGCTGAACTCGCGGCCGCCTCGCCTTACCCCAGAGCAAGAGATCCTGCGCGACAAGGCAATGGAGCGGTACAAGCGACGTAAGGCCCGCCAGGAACGCCGTTGTCAGCGCCAAGCTGCCCGCGAGGCGCGCATGGCGAATATGCGCGAGGGTTACGGAGAAGACACAGCGAGCGAGGGCGAGTTTGCTGATGGTTCCTCTGTCACCAGTCGAACGACACTcgcgtctgctgcgccgaCAGCGCGGACAGCGTCGACTGTCGCGTACGGACGAGGCTCCTACTTCCTACCTTCCCCCTGCGCCTGTGAGGGGCATATAGAGGAGCATGATGACAGCGACGACCGGCGCAgctcacgcagcagcggctcgcgGGGCAGCACTGGCACTGCGCGCAGTCGTGCCAGCCAGGGCACCGCCACGACCAAGTCGCACATgcgtcaccgccagcgccagcgtctgcgtcgtcgcgagcagcaacagcaggtGGATCTGTTTAATCAGTGGGCACGCATGCAGATGGTGCCTTCCTCAGAGCTGTCACCCTCCTCAaagtctctctctgcgtcgtCGCAGCGTGACGAGGAGGGAAGCACGACAGATGAAGGTGGTCGTCGCCGCACCAAAGCGGCCTTCGGCAGTCGTTGCCGCGTCCATACGCATCGGAGACGCTCGTCCAGCGTGGCCAGTTCAGCACCTCGTCCACCGGAGGACGTGCTCGGCACCGGCTGCTCGACGTACCCGTTCGTCATGAACGCCGAGCACGGCCATCTGGAGAGCCTCAGAGTTGGCAATCAGCACCCGGTGTCTGACAAGATAACAGTGGATGCAGACGGTAGTGAATGCGACACGACGCCCTTCTGCCCGTTTACGCACTCGAACGGTGCGACCGATTCGAGTTCGCCGCATGTGTCGCCGGCGGATCACTTAAGATACGCTAACCGCACCGGTGAGCAGAGCGGCCAtctgcagccgcgccgccacaAGCATATGTGGAAAAATGTTGAGCACAACGTCGCACTCAGTGGTTTCTTTAACCGCCCTACGAATGATAACAT from Leishmania braziliensis MHOM/BR/75/M2904 WGS CADA00000000 data, contig 73, whole genome shotgun sequence carries:
- a CDS encoding transcription like protein nupm1, putative; translation: MDLSVTVSFIFIVSATLLGFAAMIALFVSMPFSCCKISNGDLADGNRGRQRAGAATGQLGSSSNGEGAASEREWRGIPLNSRPPRLTPEQEILRDKAMERYKRRKARQERRCQRQAAREARMANMREGYGEDTASEGEFADGSSVTSRTTLASAAPTARTASTVAYGRGSYFLPSPCACEGHIEEHDDSDDRRSSRSSGSRGSTGTARSRASQGTATTKSHMRHRQRQRLRRREQQQQVDLFNQWARMQMVPSSELSPSSKSLSASSQRDEEGSTTDEGGRRRTKAAFGSRCRVHTHRRRSSSVASSAPRPPEDVLGTGCSTYPFVMNAEHGHLESLRVGNQHPVSDKITVDADGSECDTTPFCPFTHSNGATDSSSPHVSPADHLRYANRTGEQSGHLQPRRHKHMWKNVEHNVALSGFFNRPTNDNMAGADIQSRPHYNDGEPSHNPLGDHEHIFQK